In a genomic window of Onychostoma macrolepis isolate SWU-2019 chromosome 08, ASM1243209v1, whole genome shotgun sequence:
- the plp2a gene encoding uncharacterized protein plp2a codes for MVDTKEDNQPLYATEQNTKFIWSPKGIILALEIALCAIVTICKTVSSECYFWDCITELVWAILIFIVYVIDLPTYPHLSLMYFQWLDLFRAITGSLLLLVTSLIGLSRGWQSSGEVAGSISGLLAAAVIGYDAFGIIKCIKNLKQKGRLLVSISSNIPK; via the exons ATGGtagacacaaaagaagataacCAGCCACTTTATGCCACTgagcaaaacacaaaattcaTCTGGTCACCAAAGGGGATAATTTTAGCTCTTGAAATT GCTCTGTGTGCCATTGTGACTATATGTAAAACAGTTTCCTCTGAATGCTACTTTTGGGACTGCATTACAGAGCTGGTCTGGGCCATTCTCATATTCATCGTTTATGTCATCGACCTACCTACCTACCCGCACCTATCGCTGATGTATTTCCAATGGCtg GACTTATTCAGAGCAATCACAGGATCTCTCCTCCTTCTTGTTACTTCTCTTATCGGTCTTAGCCGGGGATGGCAAAGTTCCGGGGAAGTTGCTGGTTCG ATTTCCGGTTTGCTGGCAGCAGCAGTGATTGGATATGATGCCTTTGGCATaatcaaatgcataaaaaatctGAAACAGAAGGGGAGACTGTTAGTAAGTATCAGCTCCAACATACCTAAATAA
- the emilin3a gene encoding EMILIN-3, protein MLLEINLHCFLLFWSSFLTVAAFQPAPNRYSLYSGPHPQYISAKPTARHKNHCAYVVEKTVSFTIQDGATPFMKPEYNKCAWGQKCPTIKYRMYYKPMYKVAYKTLTELEWKCCPGYAGVGCTAVYAMKARPLFKGPLPAQKGPMPRFKAPMPMQKGPMPPFKGPMPMQKGPMPPFKRPMPMQKGPTPSFKRPMPMQKGPMPPFKGPMPALKGPMPSFKGPMPAQKGPLPSFKGPMTAQKGPRPMQKGPMPSFKGPNPSQKGPVPSFKGQFPHPSFNGNPWNQPQTPPNGMNEYLGPNTGHSSRDTSTEASPDHQEPEVDYPEPMPEPQDLGHDLIPEENEPITDYQNPQPDHYSSIPEHSETEPVPNAQAPSGGSETNQDHDDNSIEDERLDRIEEDVQRLSLGLETLRGTVTGLEDSLRASLREDANRMLTALISAGPSPIAAPSLSRDTSVGFGDLPGGAPDIEGSDVVGQFPNLVDLAEKVSELRAELVAKASELEELRGVVVGHNKTLQRLSNGSVNLTQTHFQKALETMVESKMSEARVAILDGFEKRVESAEERCEGRMAEVRLQCKEERLDGQEQIEQVLDIRAVGLRTELQKLQAQLRDLEPEEGCCIAISGLTERLIHVEQSVGGLNESQMNLRAELGGHKDHIEGILEGRLGYVESKMNIALNQEEASINKRGPSNLEVQLEWRLKALESHLLAAVEELGNVTAPTLLEGQAVPTLETEVESLRRRVEDDLDRLQKQQKSIEVMCTSSCVPQPVLTGYVAPLGTEDEASEDNHKEMNGKLDLQVERLNYLNATLHNLLIKLAEKQEEAGLQGEVTLLKVSVNSVNRSLCGLQESLGSVIREVGQTNLTWQEREERLAQQVKGVVQLVGRQASMLGTGERKLTRLKGELQDLRRRVAGELQGCRSTALGVQKEVTEVGGRVARVEGQCGGLAHLADDLERIRGELERHSDGYLSHVNSTLVNHSHQLSELRDSIQNCTGPSGSTRIAGDNLAATHQMAEQHTTEPAHPRGDQFAVPTQYRGDQ, encoded by the exons ATGTTATTGGAGATAAATTTGCACTGTTTTCTCCTTTTTTGGAGTTCTTTTCTGACTGTGGCAGCATTTCAACCTGCACCAAACCGATACAGCCTCTACTCTGGACCCCATCCACAGTACATCTCAGCAAAACCAACAGCCAGGCATAA GAACCACTGTGCATATGTTGTGGAGAAGACTGTCTCGTTCACTATTCAGGATGGAGCAACTCCCTTCATGAAGCCAGAGTACAACAAGTGTGCTTGGGGTCAGAAATGCCCAACTATAAA GTATCGCATGTACTACAAACCCATGTATAAAGTTGCATATAAGACTCTGACAGAGCTGGAGTGGAAATGCTGTCCTGGATATGCAGGTGTTGGTTGTACTGCGGTATATGCAATGAAAGCAAGGCCCCTATTCAAAGGACCACTGCCCGCACAGAAGGGCCCTATGCCTCGTTTTAAAGCGCCCATGCCAATGCAGAAGGGTCCTATGCCTCCTTTTAAAGGGCCCATGCCAATGCAGAAGGGCCCTATGCCTCCTTTTAAACGGCCCATGCCAATGCAGAAGGGTCCTACGCCTTCTTTTAAAAGACCTATGCCAATGCAGAAAGGTCCTATGCCTCCTTTTAAAGGGCCCATGCCTGCACTGAAGGGTCCTATGCCTTCTTTTAAAGGGCCCATGCCTGCACAGAAGGGCCCTTTGCCTTCTTTTAAAGGGCCTATGACTGCACAGAAGGGTCCCAGGCCTATGCAGAAGGGTCCAATGCCTTCATTTAAAGGTCCCAATCCCTCTCAAAAGGGTCCAGTGCCTTCATTTAAAGGCCAATTTCCCCATCCCAGTTTCAATGGAAACCCCTGGAATCAACCTCAAACACCACCTAATGGCATGAATGAATACCTAGGCCCTAATACTGGTCACTCTTCCCGAGATACCTCAACTGAAGCTTCTCCAGACCACCAGGAACCGGAAGTAGATTATCCTGAACCCATGCCAGAGCCTCAAGATCTTGGCCATGATTTAATCCCAGAAGAGAATGAGCCAATCACAGACTACCAGAATCCACAGCCAGATCACTATAGTTCCATACCAGAACATAGTGAGACAGAGCCTGTTCCCAATGCACAGGCGCCCTCTGGTGGCAGTGAAACAAACCAAG ATCATGATGACAACAGTATCGAAGATGAGCGGTTGGATAGGATAGAAGAGGATGTGCAGCGACTCTCTCTTGGTCTAGAGACTCTCCGTGGTACAGTGACAGGCCTGGAGGACAGCTTGCGTGCTTCCCTCCGTGAAGACGCCAACCGAATGTTGACTGCACTCATTTCTGCAGGACCCAGCCCTATTGCCGCTCCTTCCCTGTCCAGGGACACTTCCGTGGGTTTCGGAGATCTGCCTGGAGGTGCACCAGATATTGAGGGTTCAGATGTGGTGGGGCAGTTCCCAAATTTGGTCGATTTGGCTGAAAAGGTTTCAGAGCTACGAGCAGAGCTTGTGGCAAAGGCATCTGAGCTTGAAGAGTTGAGAGGAGTAGTCGTGGGTCACAACAAGACCCTTCAAAGACTGTCAAATGGGTCAGTAAACCTTACACAAACTCACTTTCAAAAGGCCCTGGAGACAATGGTGGAGTCCAAAATGAGTGAAGCTCGGGTGGCCATCTTAGATGGCTTTGAAAAGCGTGTGGAGAGTGCTGAGGAGCGATGCGAGGGACGTATGGCAGAGGTGCGCCTCCAGTGCAAGGAGGAACGTTTGGATGGACAAGAGCAAATTGAGCAAGTCCTAGACATAAGGGCCGTAGGATTGAGGACAGAACTCCAAAAACTGCAGGCTCAGCTTCGAGATCTGGAGCCTGAAGAGGGTTGCTGCATTGCCATATCAGGTCTAACTGAAAGGCTAATTCATGTGGAGCAGTCAGTGGGTGGCTTGAATGAGTCCCAAATGAATTTACGTGCTGAACTTGGTGGACACAAGGACCATATAGAGGGCATCTTGGAGGGCCGACTGGGCTATGTGGAATCCAAGATGAACATTGCATTAAATCAAGAGGAAGCAAGCATTAACAAAAGAGGGCCAAGCAACCTGGAGGTGCAATTGGAATGGAGGCTTAAAGCTCTTGAAAGTCATCTTTTGGCTGCAGTGGAGGAGCTAGGTAATGTCACAGCACCAACTTTACTTGAGGGTCAGGCTGTGCCCACACTGGAGACAGAAGTAGAATCGCTCAGAAGAAGAGTTGAGGATGATTTGGACCGCTTACAGAAACAACAAAAATCCATAGAGGTCATGTGCACGTCATCTTGTGTTCCACAGCCTGTTCTTACAGGATATGTCGCTCCTTTGGGAACTGAGGATGAGGCAAGTGAGGACAACCAcaaggaaatgaatgggaaactTGATTTACAAGTAGAGAGATTGAACTACCTCAACGCCACTCTGCATAATCTTCTTATAAAGTTGGCAGAGAAACAGGAGGAGGCAGGTCTTCAGGGTGAGGTGACCCTGCTGAAAGTTAGCGTGAACTCCGTTAACAGGTCTCTCTGTGGCTTGCAAGAGTCTCTCGGCTCTGTGATCAGAGAGGTCGGCCAAACCAACCTCACCTGGcaagaaagagaagaaaggcTTGCGCAGCAGGTGAAGGGTGTGGTTCAGCTGGTGGGACGACAGGCATCTATGCTGGGTACTGGGGAGCGAAAGTTGACCCGTCTGAAAGGGGAACTCCAGGATCTGCGGCGCAGAGTGGCCGGAGAGCTCCAGGGTTGCCGttccactgctctgggtgtccAGAAGGAGGTGACTGAAGTTGGGGGTCGTGTTGCTCGAGTGGAGGGTCAGTGTGGAGGTCTGGCACATCTGGCTGACGACCTAGAAAGAATTCGAGGAGAGCTGGAGAGACACTCTGATGGGTATCTGTCTCATGTAAATAGCACCCTTGTTAACCATTCTCATCAGCTGTCTGAGCTCAGAGATAGCATCCAAAACTGCACTGGACCATCTGGGTCTACTAGGATAGCTGGGGACAATTTAGCTGCAACACACCAAATGGCAGAACAACACACAACAGAACCGGCTCATCCTAGAGGAGACCAGTTTGCAGTCCCCACACAGTACAGAGGTGACCAGTAA
- the sypa gene encoding synaptophysin a isoform X2, which produces MAALSIYVFAFEKYRENNKGPLIDFGVTCVFTFMWLVSSAAWAKGLSDVKTATDPEKVLDLVPACEQEGNRCREVYDPIMSGLNTSVVFGFLNLILWTGNLWFVFKETGIIAPFMRQQPAQEKQPAPDSYGQGGYGQQDPYAGSQGGYQPDYSQQGYNQGADYGQGGYEQQGAPTSFSNQM; this is translated from the exons ATGGCAGCTCTCAGCATCTATGTCTTTGCCTTTGAGAAATACCGCGAGAACAATAAAGGACCACTGATT GATTTTGGTGTGACGTGTGTATTCACCTTCATGTGGCTGGTGAGCTCGGCAGCATGGGCGAAGGGCTTGTCTGATGTCAAGACAGCTACAGACCCAGAGAAGGTTCTAGATCTGGTCCCCGCTTGTGAACAGGAAGGCAACCGCTGCCGTGAAGTTTACGACCCCATCATGTCTGGTCTTAATACTTCTGTG GTCTTTGGCTTCCTCAACCTGATCTTGTGGACGGGTAACCTGTGGTTTGTATTCAAGGAGACCGGGATCATCGCACCATTTATGCGCCAACAGCCCGCCCAGGAGAAGCAGCCCGCCCCTGATTCCTACGGGCAGGGAGGTTATGGGCAGCAGGACCCATACGCCGGCTCCCAGGGAGGCTACCAGCCCGATTACAGCCAGCAAGGCTACAATCAAGGTGCAGACTACGGACAGGGTGGATATGAGCAGCAGGGGGCACCCACCTCCTTTTCCAACCAGATGTGA
- the sypa gene encoding synaptophysin a isoform X1: MDIANQLVANGQFRVLKVPLGFIKALEWVFAIFAFSTCGSYSGSFRMSVECRNRSDSDLKIDVDFEYPFRLHQVYFDAPACKNGQTERFFLVGDYSSSAEFFVTIAVFAFLYSMAALSIYVFAFEKYRENNKGPLIDFGVTCVFTFMWLVSSAAWAKGLSDVKTATDPEKVLDLVPACEQEGNRCREVYDPIMSGLNTSVVFGFLNLILWTGNLWFVFKETGIIAPFMRQQPAQEKQPAPDSYGQGGYGQQDPYAGSQGGYQPDYSQQGYNQGADYGQGGYEQQGAPTSFSNQM; encoded by the exons ATGGATATTGCAAATCAG ttggtTGCCAATGGGCAGTTCAGGGTGCTGAAAGTCCCATTGGGCTTCATCAAAGCCTTAGAATGG GTGTTTGCCATCTTTGCATTCTCCACCTGTGGGAGTTACTCCGGCTCCTTCAGGATGAGCGTGGAGTGCAGAAACAGATCAGACAGTGACCTGAAAATAGACGTGGATTTTGAGTATCCCTTCAG GCTTCATCAAGTGTATTTTGATGCCCCTGCCTGCAAGAATGGCCAGACTGAGCGTTTCTTCCTGGTTGGGGATTACTCATCCTCAGCAGAGTTCTTCGTCACCATAGCCGTTTTTGCATTCCTGTATTCCATGGCAGCTCTCAGCATCTATGTCTTTGCCTTTGAGAAATACCGCGAGAACAATAAAGGACCACTGATT GATTTTGGTGTGACGTGTGTATTCACCTTCATGTGGCTGGTGAGCTCGGCAGCATGGGCGAAGGGCTTGTCTGATGTCAAGACAGCTACAGACCCAGAGAAGGTTCTAGATCTGGTCCCCGCTTGTGAACAGGAAGGCAACCGCTGCCGTGAAGTTTACGACCCCATCATGTCTGGTCTTAATACTTCTGTG GTCTTTGGCTTCCTCAACCTGATCTTGTGGACGGGTAACCTGTGGTTTGTATTCAAGGAGACCGGGATCATCGCACCATTTATGCGCCAACAGCCCGCCCAGGAGAAGCAGCCCGCCCCTGATTCCTACGGGCAGGGAGGTTATGGGCAGCAGGACCCATACGCCGGCTCCCAGGGAGGCTACCAGCCCGATTACAGCCAGCAAGGCTACAATCAAGGTGCAGACTACGGACAGGGTGGATATGAGCAGCAGGGGGCACCCACCTCCTTTTCCAACCAGATGTGA